Part of the Desulfuromonadales bacterium genome is shown below.
GCGTCGAAGAGGAGCGGCGTCCCCAGTTTGAACGCCCCCACTCTCCCCAGGTCCAGGGTACCCCACCGCCCGGTCAGGAACGGATCGCCGGCCAGCAGCGACAGGGAACCGCTCCCCAGCGCCAGCAGCAGCCCGCCGCCGATCAGGCTGCGCGGATCGACCCGCAGCAGCAGACGGGCCTCCCGGGCGTCGAAGGCGAAGGCATAGAGGCTGAAGGCGGCGGCGGCGACCAGGCCGCCGACAAAACCGCCACCGGGAAGATGGTGCCCGCGCAGCAGCAGAAAGGCCGAAAAGAGGAGCATCATCGGCATCAGAAACCGGGTCGCGGTCCTGAGGATGAGCGATTTCATCACTGGCCCCCTTTCCTGGCGCCGAGTTTCAATAGAGCGAAAACGCCGGCGCCCGCCAGCGCCAGAACGGTGATCTCCCCGAGGGTATCCATGCCGCGAAAATCGACGAGAATGACGTTGACGATGTTGCGGCCGTGAGCGGCCGGCAGACTCTGCTCGGCGAAATAATCGGCAAGGCGGGAGCCCCGGTGCTCGGTCATGGCTAACAGCGCCAGCACGGTCATCAGGCCGCCGGCAGCCAGGGCTACCACGGCATCGAGGCGGGTGCTCCAGCCGTGGGAAATCCGGTTGAACAGGGGCAGCCGGTGGATCACCAGGACAAACAGCACCACCGTCATCGTCTCGATGGTGAGCTGGGTCATGGCCAGGTCCGGGGCGCCGAACTGGACGAAGATCAGCGCCACCCCGTAGCCGACCGCCCCCATGGCGACGATGGCCACGAGGCGGGAGCCGACCCGCACCG
Proteins encoded:
- a CDS encoding Na+/H+ antiporter subunit B; the protein is MKSLILRTATRFLMPMMLLFSAFLLLRGHHLPGGGFVGGLVAAAAFSLYAFAFDAREARLLLRVDPRSLIGGGLLLALGSGSLSLLAGDPFLTGRWGTLDLGRVGAFKLGTPLLFDAGIYLVVLGATLAMILTMAERE